The DNA window CATATTATGATAAAGAATTGCTTCCGGAATATGTGACCAGCCGGTGTTAAGTGATTGATTCCGACGGATATCGCCCCAACGTGGGCATTATTCTGAGCAACGCGCAGGGCCGCCTGTTGTGGGCCCGGCGCGTGGGCCAGGATGCCTGGCAGTTCCCCCAAGGGGGAATACGCCGCGAGGAGACGCCCGAGGAAGCCATGTACCGGGAGCTGGAAGAGGAGCTGGGTCTGGGGGCCGCGGAGGTGCAGGTGATGGGCGCCACCCGCGGCTGGCTGCGTTACCGCCTGCCCCGGCGGTTGATGCGCCGGCATGAAAAACCGCTGTGCATCGGCCAGAAGCAAATCTGGTTTTTGCTTCAGTTCCTCGGCCGCGACGAGCAGGTCTGCCTGGATTTCACCGACCAGCCCGAATTCGATCACTGGCGCTGGGTGAACTACTGGTACCCCCTGGGGCATGTGGTGTCCTTCAAGCGCGAGGTCTATCAGCGGGCCTTGACGGAACTGGCTCCCCTGCTTCCCGCCGCCAGCCCGGCCGTCTGCCCGGAAGTCACTTCCCGCCCACAGCGCTGTTAATTCTCCCGGAGTCCGCCGTGCTCGAAGTTCTTCGCCGGATTGTTCAGGAAGTGTCCGACGCGCGTGACCTGGAGCAGGCCTTGGGTGTGATTGTCCAGCGCGTCAAGCAGGCCATGGCGGTGGATGTCTGCTCGGTGTACCTGGCGAATTATCATCGCCGCCAATATGCGCTGATGGCCACTGACGGTTTGAATCCCAGCGCCGTGGGGCGGGTGAGTTTCCGCATGGGCGACGGCCTGGTGAGCGTGGTGGCTGACACCGCCGAGCCCCTCAATCTCGCCAATGCCCCGGACCACGCCCAATACCGCTTTGTGGCGGAAACCGGCGAAGCGCGTTATCACGGCTTTCTCGGGGTGCCCATTGTTCATCATCGCAAGGTGTTGGGGGTGCTGGTGGTGCGGCAGGGGGAGGCGCGCTGTTTCGGTGACGAGGAAGTGGCTTTTCTGGTCACCATGGCGGCGCAGCTGGCCGGCGTGATCGCCCACGCCGAGGCCAGCGGGAGCCTGGCGGAGGTCCAGCCCGGTTATGGCTTTGGAGGCCTTGTTCTCACCGGTGTGCCGGGGGCTCCTGGTGTCGGCCTGGGCACCGGCATGGTCATGTACCCGCCGGCACGCCTGGAGGCGGTGCCCGACCGGCAAGTGGCCGATACCGAGGCTGAGGCGGT is part of the Gammaproteobacteria bacterium genome and encodes:
- a CDS encoding RNA pyrophosphohydrolase, which gives rise to MIDSDGYRPNVGIILSNAQGRLLWARRVGQDAWQFPQGGIRREETPEEAMYRELEEELGLGAAEVQVMGATRGWLRYRLPRRLMRRHEKPLCIGQKQIWFLLQFLGRDEQVCLDFTDQPEFDHWRWVNYWYPLGHVVSFKREVYQRALTELAPLLPAASPAVCPEVTSRPQRC